From Deltaproteobacteria bacterium:
GTCAGGCCATCCGCACCTATATCGTCAACTTCGACCAAGAGGTGATCAGGGAGGCAATCCTCAAAGAGGTCGACAGGGGTGGCCAGGTCTTCTTTGTCCACAACAGGGTGAAGGACATCGAAGGGGTGGCTTCTATGTTACGGGGACTGGTCCCCGAGGTACGTTTGGCTGTAGCACATGGGCAGATGAGGGGGAGGACCTTGGAGGAGGTGATGATGAAGTTTGTGGGAGGGGAAATAGACCTCCTGGTCTGTACCAGTATAATTGAGTCAGGTCTAGACATCCCCGACGCCAACACCATCATCATCAATCATGCAGAACGCTTTGGATTGGCCGACCTCTACCAGCTCCGGGGGAGGGTGGGGAGATCTGCCCAGCGGGCCTTTGCCTATTTGATCGTCCCGCCCCCTCAGCAACTCTCCCGGGAGGGCCTCAAAAGGCTCAGGGCCATTCAGGAGTTAAGCGAATTGGGTTCCGGCTTTAGACTTGCCATGAGGGATCTGGAGACCAGGGGGGCGGGTAACCTCTTGGGGCATGTCCAATCAGGTCATATAGCTGAAGTGGGCTTTGAGTTGTACAATAGCCTCTTGGAGAAGGCCATAAGGGAGCTGAAGGGTGAGGAGGTGAAGGAGCGGGTAACACCTGAGATCAGTTTGCCCATAGATGCCTTCATACCCGCTGAATATATTGCCGATAACAATCAGCGTCTTATCTTTTACAAAAGGCTTTCCATCCTGGAGGAAGAAGAAGAGATAGAGGAGATAAAGGTGGAGATGCAAGACCGCTTTGGCCATCTCCCTCCATCCCTGTTGAACCTCTTGGAGGTCATCAGATTGAAGATATGGCTTAGTAAATTCTCCGTCCAGAGATTTGAGTTCAGGGATAACATGGCAGTGTTGAGCTTCACCCCGGGAGGGATGATCTCCCCGGAGAAGGTGGTGGATCTCATTGAAAGAGGGGATAGTAAGTATAGGCTAACCCCGGAGATGAGGTTGATCTATACGTCCGAGGCAAAGGATTGGAGGGGGGTGTTGGAGGAGACCAGAAATATCTTGCAAGGGTTGACGTGATATGGTAGCTTTTTAAAAAAGAAAGGGCATAAGATGGCAATAAAAGGGAAATTTTGGGGGATGGTGTTGCTTCTTTTTTTATTTCTTTCCACCTTCGCCTGTGACAAGGCTGAATCCCCTAAAGGGAAGGAGTTGGCCAAGGTAAACGATAGGGAGATCACCCTTGAGGAGTTTAACCAAGAGATGGAACATCTCCCGACTTATCTAAAACCAATGATGGTCTCAGCAGAGGCGAGGAAGGAGTTTTTGCAAAACCTCATAGACCGGGAACTCCTCTTGCAGGAGGCGAAGAAGAGGGGTTTGGACAGGGATAAGCAAATACTGGCCAAGCTGGAGAGGTTTAAACAGGGGTTGGTCATCGAGGCCCTTCTAGGAGAACTCTTTAAAGGGAAGGATGAGGTCAGCGACGAAGAGGTGGAGGCTTACTATCGGGAGAACAAGGAGAAGTTCTTGGTGGGGGAAAGGATAAGGGTGAGGCATATCTTGGTGAAGACCCTGCCGGAGGCCAAGGAGATCAAGAGGAGACTGAGTCAAGGGGAGGACTTTATCAGATTGGTGAAGAGATATTCCATCAGCCCCAGCAGGGATAAGGGTGGGGATCTAGGCTATATCGAGAGGGGAAAGACAGGCAAGGAGTTTGAGCGAGCTGCCTTCTCCTTGAAGAGGCCGGGGGAGATAAGCGAGATTGTCAAAGCGAGCTTTGGCTATCACGTTATCCGCCTTGAAGACAGGAAGAAACCCCATCAGCGGACATTTTCCGAGGTAAAAGAGGAGATCAAGGGCCTTCTCCAGGAAAAGAAGAGGGAGAAAATCCTCACGGCATATCTGAAAGAGTTGCGGAAGGGATCTAAGATCGTCGTTAATGAGGAGTTGTTGGCCGTGGAGGAAGGGGGTAAATGAGACATTTCTTAAGGCCCTTTATCCTAATCCTCATGGTCTGGGCCGTGGTGACCTCATGTCAGAGTAATCTACCCTCACAGGTGGTGGCAGAGGTCGATGGTGACCCTATTACTGCCGCGGAGTTCACCGAGGAACTCTCTCCTTTGGTCGAGGGCTACCACATTCCTCTTTCCTTACAAGAGCAGGAGGCCTTAGAAAGACTGAAGGAAGCCCTCCTGGGTCAGATTATCGAGAAGAGGCTTATCATCCACGAGGCCCGAAAAATGGGGATAACGGTGAACGATGAGGAGCTGGAGGAGGCCTTTACCACCATAAAAGGAGGTTATCCTGAAGGGGGATTTGAGGAGGTTGTAAAAAAGGGGGGGATCCCCCTCCCCCAATGGAAAGAAAGGCTGCGTCAAAGGCTCCTGATCGAGAAGGTCATCAACCGGGTTTCCCAGGTTACCTCCCCCATCGATGAACCCACTCTGAGGGAGTATTATGAGGAGCATAGAGTGGAGTTTGTGGTGCCCGAACAGGTGAGGGTGCGGCAAATCGTGGTCCGTAATATCAAGGATGCAAAGATAGTCCTGAGGAGGCTCAAGAGGGGAAAGCCCTTTGAGGAG
This genomic window contains:
- a CDS encoding peptidylprolyl isomerase, which gives rise to MRHFLRPFILILMVWAVVTSCQSNLPSQVVAEVDGDPITAAEFTEELSPLVEGYHIPLSLQEQEALERLKEALLGQIIEKRLIIHEARKMGITVNDEELEEAFTTIKGGYPEGGFEEVVKKGGIPLPQWKERLRQRLLIEKVINRVSQVTSPIDEPTLREYYEEHRVEFVVPEQVRVRQIVVRNIKDAKIVLRRLKRGKPFEELARRYSSGPEAEEGGDLGFFGRGEMPEELDVVFSLKVGEISSIVQSPYGYHIFQLVAKQEQAKLGFEEVKEEVRERILREREEGAFQDWLAGVKEKARIRINQKALEEIRPPTPKRGGE
- a CDS encoding peptidylprolyl isomerase; this encodes MLLFLFLSTFACDKAESPKGKELAKVNDREITLEEFNQEMEHLPTYLKPMMVSAEARKEFLQNLIDRELLLQEAKKRGLDRDKQILAKLERFKQGLVIEALLGELFKGKDEVSDEEVEAYYRENKEKFLVGERIRVRHILVKTLPEAKEIKRRLSQGEDFIRLVKRYSISPSRDKGGDLGYIERGKTGKEFERAAFSLKRPGEISEIVKASFGYHVIRLEDRKKPHQRTFSEVKEEIKGLLQEKKREKILTAYLKELRKGSKIVVNEELLAVEEGGK